A single window of Pectobacterium parmentieri DNA harbors:
- a CDS encoding LysR family transcriptional regulator, whose protein sequence is MNLSIKQLRAFIALTETDNFTRAAQKINLSQPAFSSLIAGLEEEVGYRLFDRDTRKVQLNADGLHFIEIARRLVQTHDDAVGEIKSYATGYKGKIVLAVLPSMAVEWLPQVLTQYHRAYPKIKVELLDTQWDRCLKAVLDGHADLALTAGQPSPGTFSSRMLFADSFYLICHNQHPLAQRANVDVVDVVQYPFVGFCKGTSIRQYTDQLIEPEGFNYVLEVRQLTTMMGLVAANYGVSIVTGLTLFQFQHKDIAIIPFRDLSLQRGIYLVTDKERQLSVCAKEFYDFLLERAESFVPAT, encoded by the coding sequence ATGAACTTATCGATAAAACAATTACGGGCCTTTATCGCGTTGACAGAAACTGATAATTTCACGCGTGCCGCCCAGAAAATAAATCTCTCTCAGCCTGCATTTAGTTCATTAATTGCCGGGTTAGAGGAAGAGGTCGGCTATCGGTTATTTGACCGTGATACCCGTAAAGTGCAACTCAATGCTGATGGGCTCCATTTCATTGAGATTGCCCGTCGTCTGGTGCAAACCCATGATGATGCTGTCGGTGAGATCAAGTCTTATGCCACCGGCTATAAAGGGAAAATTGTGTTGGCGGTACTGCCGTCAATGGCGGTGGAATGGTTGCCTCAGGTATTGACGCAGTATCACCGGGCTTACCCCAAGATTAAGGTCGAGCTGTTGGATACACAGTGGGATCGTTGTCTGAAAGCGGTGCTGGATGGTCACGCCGATCTGGCGCTGACGGCAGGGCAGCCATCGCCGGGAACGTTTAGCTCCCGCATGCTGTTCGCCGATAGCTTCTATCTGATCTGCCATAACCAGCACCCGCTGGCACAACGCGCTAATGTTGATGTGGTTGATGTGGTGCAGTATCCGTTTGTTGGGTTTTGCAAAGGCACCAGTATCCGGCAGTACACCGATCAGCTTATCGAACCGGAAGGCTTTAACTACGTGCTGGAAGTGCGTCAGTTGACCACAATGATGGGGCTGGTGGCGGCAAATTATGGTGTGAGTATTGTTACGGGGCTGACGCTGTTCCAGTTCCAGCACAAAGACATTGCGATTATCCCGTTTCGGGATTTATCGTTGCAGCGCGGTATCTATCTGGTGACGGATAAAGAACGCCAGCTTTCGGTGTGTGCGAAAGAGTTTTATGATTTTCTTCTGGAACGGGCGGAAAGTTTTGTTCCCGCTACGTGA
- a CDS encoding ArsC family reductase, which translates to MALTMYGIKNCDTIKKARRWLEDQQVAYHFHDYRADGLDAQQLQRFIDQLGFQALLNTRGTTWRKLSEEQREQINSNTSDSAEAAKNLMLEQPAVIKRPLLITDDGNALLGFSIDSYQKFIAENK; encoded by the coding sequence ATGGCGCTGACTATGTACGGCATTAAAAATTGTGACACCATAAAGAAAGCGCGCCGCTGGCTGGAGGATCAACAGGTGGCGTACCACTTCCATGATTACCGTGCCGATGGTCTGGATGCACAGCAGCTACAGCGTTTTATCGACCAACTGGGATTTCAGGCCTTACTCAACACGCGCGGAACAACCTGGCGTAAGCTCAGTGAAGAACAGCGTGAACAGATCAACAGCAATACCAGTGACAGCGCAGAGGCCGCTAAAAACCTGATGCTGGAACAACCAGCAGTAATTAAACGGCCTTTACTGATTACCGATGACGGTAATGCACTGCTTGGGTTTAGTATCGATAGCTATCAGAAATTTATTGCGGAGAACAAATAA
- a CDS encoding methyl-accepting chemotaxis protein, with amino-acid sequence MFKRIKVITILVILLFVLGVSQFLTGALSVRALMNDKDSFLVSQRSNQNVAAFTDAWIMMNQTRIAIGSIIQNMMMGNADKEAMQALLQQAKSQLVASESSYKYYLSLPNTPGLDESLSKKLEESYTAYDKLLNDIVDSLSGGLAGAAMKLSSGATPFNVAMQDAYITWRAAQNQLSDDGLQENHVAFETMLWLLGALSVVVVLVIILSWIGLQRILLHPLRTLMRHISAIAEGNLTLHIDASGRNEMSQLAAGLHHMQQSLTRTVSLVRDSSHSIHSGASEISAGSHDLSSRTEQQAASLQETAASMEQLTSTVRQNSDNARQATLLAKSASETANKGGVVVNNVVKTMDEISDSSRKIAHITSVIDGIAFQTNILALNAAVEAARAGEQGRGFAVVAGEVRTLAQRSAQAAKEIKVLIDDSVSRSNTGSLQVKDAGETMKEIVSAVSRVTDIMGEIASASDEQSRGIDQVGQAVNEMDRVTQQNASLVEESASAAAALEEQARFLQNAVEVFKINQSAAQEPRVASAPSPAALPKSLLPKPTSAGSSNANWETF; translated from the coding sequence ATGTTTAAGCGTATTAAAGTCATTACCATCCTTGTTATTCTCTTGTTTGTATTAGGTGTATCTCAATTTTTAACCGGGGCGCTATCCGTTCGGGCATTGATGAACGATAAAGACAGTTTCCTTGTTTCTCAACGCTCTAACCAGAATGTGGCCGCCTTTACCGATGCCTGGATTATGATGAATCAGACACGCATCGCGATTGGTTCTATTATACAAAACATGATGATGGGAAATGCGGATAAAGAAGCTATGCAGGCACTCTTACAGCAGGCGAAATCGCAACTGGTCGCTTCAGAGAGTAGCTATAAATATTATTTGTCCCTGCCTAATACGCCCGGATTGGATGAGTCATTATCTAAAAAGCTTGAGGAGAGTTATACCGCCTACGATAAGTTGCTGAATGACATTGTTGATTCGCTTTCCGGTGGGCTAGCGGGGGCAGCGATGAAATTGAGCAGTGGGGCGACGCCGTTTAACGTGGCGATGCAGGATGCCTATATTACGTGGCGTGCGGCCCAAAACCAGTTGTCGGACGATGGCTTACAGGAAAACCACGTCGCGTTTGAAACGATGCTGTGGCTTTTAGGCGCACTCTCCGTGGTTGTCGTGCTGGTGATTATCCTCAGTTGGATCGGATTGCAGCGTATTCTTTTACATCCGCTGCGCACGCTCATGCGGCATATTAGCGCCATTGCCGAAGGTAATCTGACGTTGCATATTGATGCTAGCGGGCGTAATGAGATGAGCCAACTGGCGGCGGGTCTGCACCATATGCAGCAGTCATTAACCCGTACCGTGAGTTTGGTGCGCGACAGTTCCCACTCCATTCACTCGGGTGCCAGTGAAATTTCAGCGGGCAGTCATGATCTGTCTTCGCGCACGGAGCAACAGGCCGCCTCGCTACAGGAAACCGCTGCTAGCATGGAACAACTTACCTCAACGGTGAGGCAGAACTCAGACAACGCGCGTCAGGCCACGCTGCTGGCAAAAAGTGCGTCAGAGACGGCGAATAAGGGTGGGGTTGTGGTCAATAACGTCGTGAAAACGATGGATGAGATCTCTGATAGTTCACGAAAAATCGCCCACATTACCAGCGTGATTGATGGTATTGCTTTCCAAACCAATATTCTGGCGCTGAATGCGGCGGTTGAGGCTGCGCGTGCCGGGGAGCAGGGACGTGGCTTTGCCGTGGTAGCAGGTGAAGTACGCACACTGGCACAGCGCAGTGCGCAGGCCGCAAAAGAGATCAAAGTGCTGATTGACGATTCGGTTAGCCGTTCCAATACCGGTTCTTTGCAGGTAAAAGACGCGGGCGAGACGATGAAGGAGATCGTCAGTGCCGTGAGCCGGGTAACGGATATCATGGGAGAAATCGCATCGGCCTCGGACGAGCAGAGCCGGGGGATCGATCAGGTCGGGCAGGCGGTGAATGAAATGGATCGCGTCACGCAGCAAAACGCTTCGCTGGTTGAGGAATCGGCTTCTGCCGCAGCGGCATTAGAAGAGCAGGCTAGATTTTTGCAGAACGCCGTTGAGGTGTTCAAAATTAATCAGTCGGCTGCGCAGGAACCGCGTGTGGCGAGTGCCCCTTCTCCGGCTGCATTACCGAAATCGCTTCTGCCTAAACCCACGTCAGCCGGATCATCGAATGCGAATTGGGAAACGTTTTAA
- the atoD gene encoding acetate CoA-transferase subunit alpha gives MNNKVIDASHFRSYLFDGMTIMFGGFMGVGTPKLLVDEIIKSGVSDLTLIGNDTGFVDTGVGPLIVSGQVKKLITSHIGTNPETGRRMLSGELDVELVPQGTLAERIRSGGAGLGGFLTPTGVGTIVEENKQKITINDITYLLELPIKADLAILQASIADTSGNLIYHLTARNFNPLIALAAKKVVAQCEQVIPVGQLAPECIVTPAALVDHLYLGEK, from the coding sequence ATGAATAATAAAGTCATTGATGCCAGCCATTTTCGTTCTTATTTATTCGACGGAATGACAATTATGTTCGGTGGTTTTATGGGCGTCGGAACACCGAAATTATTGGTAGATGAAATCATTAAATCCGGCGTCTCTGATTTAACCCTGATTGGAAATGATACTGGGTTTGTCGATACCGGTGTTGGGCCGTTAATTGTCAGCGGTCAGGTAAAAAAACTGATTACCTCGCATATTGGGACGAACCCGGAAACCGGACGTCGTATGCTCTCCGGTGAACTTGACGTAGAACTCGTTCCACAAGGCACGTTGGCAGAGCGTATTCGCAGCGGCGGCGCGGGCTTAGGCGGTTTTCTGACACCGACCGGCGTTGGCACAATCGTCGAAGAAAATAAACAAAAAATAACCATTAACGATATTACCTATTTATTAGAACTGCCCATTAAGGCAGATCTCGCCATATTACAGGCCAGCATTGCCGACACCAGCGGAAACCTTATTTATCACCTCACCGCCCGTAATTTCAACCCACTTATTGCGCTTGCCGCGAAGAAAGTCGTGGCGCAATGCGAGCAGGTTATTCCGGTTGGCCAACTGGCACCAGAATGTATTGTCACCCCAGCGGCACTGGTTGATCACCTTTATTTGGGAGAAAAATAA
- a CDS encoding acetyl-CoA C-acetyltransferase, which yields MNDSIVIVNAKRTAIGKFAGSLANTSAIEMASATIRDCLSTLPDTLAIDEVILGNVLQAGLGQNPAHQASQAAGLSFETPSLTISKVCGSGLKAVVLGAQSILSGDNQVCVTGGMENMSAAPYLLEKARHGYRMGDGKLVDIMIKDGLWCAFNDYHMGTTAENIAERYQLTREEQDRVALASQQKAVAAIEAGRFKVEITPLSLRSKKETRIFDRDEFPRADTTLASLTALRPAFSANGTVTAGNASGINDAAATLVLMRESEAKKQGITPLARIRSWASAGVPSEVMGLGPIPATQKALIKAGLTIGDIDLIEANEAFAAQFLAVQRDLQLDPEKVNVNGGAIALGHPIGASGARILVTLVHALHSYNKTLGLATLCIGGGQGIAMIVERV from the coding sequence ATGAACGACTCCATTGTTATTGTTAATGCCAAGCGCACCGCAATTGGTAAATTTGCAGGCAGTCTGGCCAACACCTCTGCTATCGAGATGGCCTCTGCCACCATCCGCGACTGCCTGTCGACGCTGCCGGATACGCTGGCGATCGATGAAGTGATTCTCGGCAACGTGCTGCAAGCCGGTCTGGGACAAAACCCCGCGCATCAGGCCAGCCAAGCTGCCGGTCTGTCTTTTGAAACTCCTTCACTGACCATCAGCAAAGTATGTGGCTCCGGCCTGAAGGCCGTTGTGCTGGGCGCACAGTCTATTCTGTCCGGCGATAATCAGGTCTGCGTGACCGGCGGGATGGAAAACATGAGCGCCGCGCCTTACCTGCTGGAAAAAGCGCGCCACGGTTACCGCATGGGAGACGGCAAGCTCGTTGACATCATGATTAAAGATGGTCTGTGGTGTGCGTTTAACGATTACCACATGGGCACCACAGCGGAAAATATCGCCGAGCGCTATCAGCTCACGCGAGAAGAACAGGATCGGGTGGCGCTGGCGTCGCAGCAGAAAGCGGTCGCCGCGATTGAAGCGGGTCGCTTCAAAGTCGAAATTACCCCACTGTCGCTGCGTAGCAAAAAAGAGACACGGATTTTCGATCGGGACGAATTCCCTCGCGCAGACACCACGCTGGCGTCGTTGACAGCGTTACGTCCGGCATTCTCCGCGAATGGCACCGTCACCGCTGGCAACGCATCCGGCATTAACGATGCCGCCGCGACGCTGGTGTTAATGCGTGAATCCGAAGCGAAAAAACAGGGTATTACCCCGCTGGCGCGTATCCGTAGCTGGGCTTCGGCTGGCGTACCGAGTGAAGTCATGGGGCTGGGGCCAATTCCGGCGACGCAGAAAGCGCTGATCAAGGCTGGGTTGACGATCGGCGATATTGACCTGATCGAAGCCAATGAAGCCTTTGCCGCGCAGTTTCTAGCCGTACAGCGCGATCTCCAACTAGACCCAGAAAAGGTGAATGTTAACGGCGGTGCGATTGCATTGGGTCACCCTATCGGCGCGAGCGGTGCCCGTATTCTCGTTACGCTGGTACATGCGCTGCACAGCTATAACAAAACGCTGGGGTTGGCGACGCTGTGCATCGGCGGCGGGCAAGGTATCGCCATGATCGTCGAGCGCGTTTAA
- a CDS encoding acyclic terpene utilization AtuA family protein, protein MKTIRIGSGAGYAGDRIEPAVELAQKGDIQYLVFECLAERTIAIGQKQKQQNPEKGYNELLADRMHAVLPLCLEKGIKIITNMGSANPVAAGQRVLEIAKELGADKLKIAIVTGDDVHSVLIAQDSKLDEIGQPVSRCGKDILSANAYLGADALVEALRQGADVIIAGRVSDPSLFLSAMMYEFDWAADDWDRLGKGTCLGHLLECAGQITGGYYADPGVKDIPNLDRLGFPIAEITEDGSAVITKVEGSGGCVCVDTCKEQLLYEIHRPDSYITPDVIADFSHVTFTQDGENRVRVQGATGRAKTDTLKVSVGYQDGFIGEGEISYAGPGAVARGRLALDIVKGRFALCQLDPQEVRYDLIGVDSLHGAQRSQRSEPYEVRARVAARCTSRAQAVKVGNEVETLYTNGPAGGGGVNKAVKEILAMDSTLLSRACVTPAVDYLEIK, encoded by the coding sequence ATGAAAACAATTCGTATTGGTTCCGGGGCTGGTTATGCCGGCGATCGCATCGAACCGGCCGTAGAACTGGCTCAAAAAGGCGACATTCAGTATCTGGTATTTGAATGTCTGGCGGAACGTACTATCGCCATCGGTCAAAAGCAGAAGCAGCAGAACCCAGAAAAAGGCTACAACGAACTGCTGGCCGACCGTATGCACGCCGTGCTACCGCTTTGCCTGGAAAAAGGTATTAAAATCATCACTAATATGGGCTCAGCTAATCCCGTCGCAGCCGGTCAACGCGTATTAGAAATCGCCAAGGAACTGGGTGCAGACAAGCTGAAGATTGCGATCGTCACTGGTGACGATGTGCACTCGGTGCTGATCGCACAAGATTCCAAATTGGACGAGATTGGCCAACCTGTTTCACGCTGCGGTAAAGACATTCTTTCCGCCAATGCCTATCTGGGTGCAGATGCGCTGGTTGAAGCGTTGCGTCAGGGTGCAGACGTGATTATCGCTGGCCGCGTTTCCGATCCCTCTCTGTTCCTGTCCGCGATGATGTATGAATTCGACTGGGCTGCCGATGACTGGGATCGTCTGGGCAAAGGCACCTGCCTCGGCCACCTGCTGGAATGCGCGGGACAAATTACCGGCGGTTACTATGCCGATCCCGGCGTTAAAGATATCCCCAATCTTGACCGTCTGGGCTTCCCGATTGCGGAAATTACCGAAGATGGCAGCGCGGTGATCACCAAAGTGGAAGGTTCCGGCGGCTGCGTCTGTGTCGACACCTGCAAAGAACAGTTGTTGTACGAAATTCACCGTCCGGACAGCTACATCACCCCGGACGTGATTGCCGATTTCAGCCACGTGACATTTACGCAAGACGGTGAGAACCGCGTGCGTGTACAGGGTGCGACCGGACGGGCAAAAACCGATACGCTGAAAGTGTCTGTCGGCTATCAGGACGGCTTCATCGGCGAAGGGGAAATTTCCTATGCGGGGCCCGGTGCAGTCGCGCGCGGCCGTTTAGCGCTGGATATCGTCAAAGGGCGTTTTGCACTGTGCCAACTCGACCCTCAGGAAGTACGCTACGACCTGATCGGCGTTGATTCACTGCACGGTGCACAGCGGTCGCAACGCAGCGAACCGTATGAAGTTCGCGCTCGCGTCGCAGCACGCTGCACCTCCAGAGCACAGGCGGTGAAAGTGGGTAACGAAGTTGAAACGCTTTATACCAATGGCCCGGCAGGCGGCGGCGGTGTTAACAAAGCGGTAAAAGAAATACTGGCGATGGATTCCACCCTGCTGTCTCGCGCCTGCGTCACACCAGCCGTTGATTATCTGGAGATTAAATAA
- the ypfM gene encoding protein YpfM encodes MVEVEVSTWKDFIEAMLRK; translated from the coding sequence ATGGTAGAAGTAGAAGTAAGCACTTGGAAAGATTTTATTGAAGCAATGTTACGCAAATAA
- a CDS encoding M15 family metallopeptidase: MMTSAMLTGKSDQHLVALDARHRLQPEAVTAFLALQQAAKTAGFNLQPASTFRDFERQRQIWNAKFRGERPVMDANSQPLDVSFLDDGERCEAILRWSAMPGSSRHHWGSDLDIYDPDLLPAGSSLQLEPWEYEEDGYFAALNVWLSTHMHEYGFYRPYAHDLGGVAVEPWHISYYPLAQYAEEQLTPDLILAAWQDEDIAGYHWLCQHLPQLFTRYIHNVDEA; the protein is encoded by the coding sequence ATGATGACGTCAGCGATGTTAACCGGTAAAAGCGACCAACATCTGGTCGCCTTAGACGCTCGTCATCGTCTTCAGCCAGAGGCGGTAACGGCGTTTCTGGCACTACAGCAGGCAGCAAAAACCGCAGGCTTCAACTTACAGCCCGCCAGTACATTTCGTGATTTCGAGCGTCAGCGCCAGATCTGGAATGCCAAATTTCGCGGCGAACGCCCTGTTATGGATGCCAACAGCCAGCCGCTGGATGTGTCATTTCTGGACGACGGTGAACGCTGTGAAGCCATTCTGCGCTGGTCCGCAATGCCCGGTTCCAGCCGCCATCATTGGGGCAGCGATCTGGATATTTACGATCCCGATTTATTACCCGCAGGCAGCTCGCTCCAACTGGAGCCGTGGGAATATGAAGAAGACGGCTATTTTGCCGCACTAAATGTGTGGCTGAGCACGCACATGCATGAATACGGTTTTTATCGGCCCTATGCGCACGATCTCGGCGGTGTCGCAGTCGAACCCTGGCATATCAGCTATTATCCATTAGCACAGTATGCGGAAGAGCAACTGACCCCTGACCTCATTCTTGCCGCCTGGCAAGATGAAGACATCGCAGGCTACCATTGGCTTTGCCAACACTTACCGCAACTGTTTACCCGTTACATTCATAACGTTGATGAGGCATGA
- a CDS encoding 3-oxoacid CoA-transferase subunit B — protein MDAKELIARRVALELKNGDVVNLGIGLPTKVANYVPHGIEVTFQSENGFLGLGAVTEPDGNLVNAGGQACGMVPGAAMFDSAFSFALIRGGHVDVCVLGGLQVDEHGSLANWMVPGKMVPGMGGAMDLVVGAKKVIIALEHCAKNGDAKLLHQCTYPLTAANKVSMVVTELAVFQFIDRQMVLTEISPDITVDELRQKTEANFIVSADVKPFSIH, from the coding sequence ATGGATGCAAAAGAATTAATCGCCCGCCGCGTCGCACTGGAACTGAAAAACGGCGACGTGGTGAATTTAGGCATTGGCTTACCCACCAAAGTGGCGAATTACGTGCCGCATGGCATCGAAGTCACTTTCCAATCGGAGAACGGCTTTTTGGGGCTCGGTGCGGTTACCGAGCCGGATGGCAATCTGGTTAACGCCGGGGGGCAGGCATGCGGCATGGTGCCGGGTGCGGCAATGTTCGACAGCGCTTTTTCTTTTGCGCTGATTCGCGGCGGCCATGTCGATGTTTGCGTACTGGGCGGCTTGCAGGTCGATGAACACGGCAGCCTCGCCAACTGGATGGTACCGGGAAAAATGGTGCCAGGCATGGGCGGCGCGATGGATCTGGTTGTCGGGGCGAAGAAGGTCATCATCGCCCTTGAGCACTGCGCCAAAAATGGCGATGCAAAACTATTGCATCAATGCACCTACCCGCTAACCGCCGCCAATAAAGTCAGCATGGTTGTCACCGAGTTAGCCGTCTTCCAGTTTATCGATAGACAAATGGTGCTGACTGAAATCAGCCCTGATATCACCGTGGACGAACTGCGCCAAAAAACCGAGGCGAACTTCATCGTGTCCGCCGATGTAAAACCCTTCAGCATTCATTAA
- a CDS encoding YpfN family protein, with protein sequence MAWLADYWWIILIILIGMLINGIKELRNVDHTRFLLNKPKLPPHRDNNDKWDNEDDDWPQKKP encoded by the coding sequence ATGGCATGGCTGGCTGATTACTGGTGGATAATCCTGATTATCCTGATAGGCATGCTGATTAACGGCATCAAAGAACTGCGCAATGTTGACCATACGCGTTTTCTGCTCAACAAACCGAAATTGCCCCCGCATCGTGACAACAACGACAAATGGGACAATGAAGACGACGACTGGCCGCAGAAAAAGCCCTGA
- a CDS encoding CitMHS family transporter gives MLALIGVLTIATLLFFIMTKRMSPLVALIVIPVLGALAAGSGTDTAKYVVDGITKLAPMAAMFVFAIAFFGVITDAGMFDPIIKGILRMVGTSPVKIIIGTGVLALIAHLDGNGAVTFLITIPAMLPLFDKLGMDKRILVGITALSAGVNFLPWTGPMIRAAAALNTTTHDLFIPLIPAQVCGLTFMVLMGYYWGKKEEKRLGLASGNPLAGGTQSITTEVHVKELTDAEKVLRRPKMFWVNIALVLAVIGTMVFTKISPTVAFMIALTLALMFNYPNVEMQKERINAHAKAALMMASILFAAGAFTGIMSGTGMLKAMSLSAVSFVPESFASHIPFIVGLISMPLSLVFDPDSYYFGIMPVIAHTVDMLGVPPIQVAQASVLGQMTTGFPVSPLTPATFLLVSLAGVDLADHQKFSIPVLWAASVIMTFACVIFGVFPL, from the coding sequence ATGCTAGCTCTCATCGGGGTGCTCACCATAGCTACCCTGCTATTTTTTATCATGACAAAGCGAATGTCGCCTCTGGTGGCGCTTATCGTTATTCCGGTTCTCGGTGCGCTCGCCGCAGGTAGCGGCACCGATACCGCGAAATACGTGGTGGACGGCATCACCAAACTGGCACCGATGGCAGCGATGTTTGTTTTTGCCATCGCCTTCTTCGGTGTCATCACCGATGCCGGTATGTTTGATCCCATCATCAAAGGGATCTTACGCATGGTCGGCACCAGCCCGGTCAAAATCATTATCGGCACGGGCGTGTTAGCACTGATTGCGCACCTGGACGGTAACGGAGCTGTCACCTTCCTGATCACCATTCCCGCGATGCTGCCACTGTTTGATAAACTCGGCATGGATAAGCGCATTCTGGTCGGGATTACCGCACTCAGCGCGGGTGTTAACTTCTTACCGTGGACCGGGCCGATGATCCGCGCCGCCGCCGCGTTGAACACCACCACGCACGACCTGTTCATTCCGCTTATCCCGGCACAGGTTTGCGGCCTGACGTTCATGGTGCTCATGGGTTATTACTGGGGCAAAAAAGAAGAGAAGCGTCTGGGATTGGCATCGGGTAATCCGCTGGCGGGTGGTACGCAATCCATCACGACTGAAGTGCATGTGAAAGAGCTGACCGATGCGGAAAAAGTGCTGCGTCGTCCAAAAATGTTTTGGGTCAACATTGCACTGGTTCTTGCCGTGATCGGCACTATGGTGTTTACCAAAATTTCGCCGACGGTCGCCTTTATGATCGCCCTAACGCTGGCGCTGATGTTCAACTACCCCAACGTTGAAATGCAAAAAGAGCGCATTAACGCCCACGCCAAAGCCGCACTGATGATGGCTAGTATCCTGTTCGCTGCGGGTGCCTTCACCGGCATTATGAGCGGCACCGGTATGCTGAAAGCCATGTCGCTCTCGGCAGTCAGCTTCGTGCCGGAATCTTTTGCCTCCCACATTCCGTTCATCGTCGGCCTGATCTCCATGCCGTTGAGTCTGGTATTCGACCCGGATTCGTACTACTTCGGCATCATGCCGGTCATTGCCCACACCGTGGACATGCTGGGTGTGCCGCCGATTCAGGTTGCGCAGGCTTCCGTATTAGGACAGATGACCACCGGCTTCCCGGTTAGCCCGCTCACGCCGGCTACCTTTCTGCTGGTCAGTCTGGCGGGTGTCGATCTCGCCGACCACCAGAAATTCTCTATTCCTGTGCTCTGGGCCGCCAGCGTCATCATGACGTTCGCCTGCGTCATCTTCGGGGTCTTCCCCTTATAG
- the dapE gene encoding succinyl-diaminopimelate desuccinylase, producing the protein MSCPVIELAQQLIKRPSLSPNDEGCQALMIERLTAIGFTVEAMDFGDTQNFWAWRGTGKTLAFAGHTDVVPSGDENHWQHPPFEPIIRDGMLYGRGAADMKGSLAAMVIAAERFVAAHPNHQGRLAFLITSDEEASAVNGTVKVVDALMARNERLDYCLVGEPSSTHVVGDVVKNGRRGSITANLRVHGVQGHVAYPHLADNPVHRATPALNELIATEWDQGNAFFPPTTMQIANIQAGTGSNNVIPGELFVQFNFRFSTELTDVLIQQRVAELLDRHQLNYTIDWKLSGQPFLTARGELVDAVVNAVKHYNEVTPELLTNGGTSDGRFIARMGAQVVELGPVNATIHKVDECVSAADLQLLSRMYQRIMEQLIA; encoded by the coding sequence GTGTCTTGCCCAGTCATAGAGCTTGCTCAACAGTTAATTAAACGCCCTTCCCTCAGCCCGAACGACGAGGGCTGCCAGGCACTCATGATTGAACGCCTGACGGCGATCGGCTTTACCGTCGAAGCGATGGATTTTGGCGATACCCAAAACTTCTGGGCATGGCGCGGCACCGGAAAAACGCTGGCCTTCGCGGGTCACACCGACGTGGTTCCCAGCGGCGATGAAAACCACTGGCAGCATCCGCCGTTTGAACCCATCATTCGTGACGGCATGTTGTACGGCCGCGGCGCAGCGGACATGAAAGGTTCACTGGCTGCGATGGTGATTGCTGCCGAGCGTTTCGTCGCCGCCCATCCAAACCATCAGGGACGTCTGGCATTTCTGATTACGTCAGACGAAGAAGCCAGCGCGGTTAACGGCACCGTAAAAGTGGTTGATGCGTTGATGGCACGCAATGAACGGTTGGATTACTGTCTGGTCGGCGAACCATCCAGTACGCATGTCGTGGGCGATGTAGTGAAAAATGGCCGCCGTGGTTCTATCACTGCGAATCTGCGCGTACACGGGGTGCAAGGGCACGTTGCCTATCCGCATCTGGCAGACAACCCTGTTCACCGTGCCACACCGGCGCTCAACGAATTGATCGCCACCGAGTGGGATCAGGGCAACGCATTCTTCCCGCCAACCACGATGCAAATCGCCAATATTCAAGCGGGTACGGGTAGCAATAATGTCATCCCCGGCGAACTGTTTGTGCAATTTAATTTCCGTTTCAGCACCGAATTAACGGATGTATTAATCCAGCAGCGTGTAGCGGAATTACTGGATCGCCACCAGCTTAATTACACCATCGACTGGAAGCTCTCCGGCCAACCGTTCCTGACCGCACGGGGCGAACTGGTCGATGCCGTAGTGAATGCCGTCAAGCACTACAACGAAGTTACCCCAGAGCTGCTGACGAATGGCGGCACCTCCGATGGTCGTTTCATTGCCCGCATGGGTGCGCAGGTGGTTGAACTCGGCCCCGTTAATGCCACGATCCACAAAGTGGATGAATGCGTCAGTGCGGCAGACCTGCAACTGTTGAGCCGCATGTACCAGCGCATTATGGAGCAACTCATCGCATGA